Part of the Pedobacter sp. MC2016-14 genome is shown below.
ACCGAATCTAACAATGAGGTATTGGCTTCTACCCGCAAGCAACTTGCAGATACTGTGAAAGCATACGGGCTTAATTATTGGCAATCAGAATATTCTATGCTTGCTGACGGATTTAAAGAGGGTACTAAGGGGGATCGAAGTGCTATGGATTGCGCCTTGTTTTTATCTAAAGTTATTCATAGTGATTTAACAGTAGGTAACGCCACGGCATGGCAATTTTGGAATGCTTACGAGCCGGGGAGTGCAGCCAGGAATACCCGATATTATCTGATTGCGCTACAGCCGAATGAGGATTACAAGGATGGAGAATTTACGGTGACTAAAAATTTATGGGCGTTGGGCCATTACAGCAGGTTTGTAAGGCCAGGAATGACGAGGCTATCAACGGAGATGCTTACTGGAAGCAAAAAAGAACATAAAGATATCATGATTTCTGCCTTTACAAATCAATCAGGGAAGATGATTGTGGTATGCACTAATTATGGAAGCAAGAAAGCACAATTAGAATTGGATATTAAAAATGTGATAAAAAAGTATGGTATAATGTCCAGTTATCTAACCACTGAAGAGCAAGGTATCGATTTAAAAAAACAGCCAGTTCAAGACCCTTCGGAAGCCATTACGCTACCGGCAAGGTCAATAACAACAATAGTTTTAGACTAAAGGAGATGAAGAACATAGCCTGTGCACTATTGATTTTTATGCTGGTGCATGGGGCAGTTTATGCGCAAGAGTCTGCTTTAAAACAAAACCTCAGGCAAGTTATTGCCACAATAAATAACCGTAATGACAGTTCGGCAATTGAGAAATTGTATTTGCAAACGGATAAACCTTCTTATTTATTAGGGGATACGTTATGGTTTAAGGCTTATTTATTTGATGCTACCACCTTAAATTACGCTGCTAAAAGTGGTATGATGTATGTCGAAATTGCCAATGACAGCAACGTACTAATTAAACGAATCATGATGCCTGTATATAGTGGCTTGATGTTCGGAAACATCGCCATCGATCAAGATCTGCCCCAGGGAGATTATGTGTTAAGGGCTTATACCAGCTGGATGCTGAATTTCGGGCTGCAGACCATATTTACCAGGCGCATTTATATTGGTAGTATCGCAGATCAGGGCGAACCTAAATTAAAGATCCCTTTGATATCGAACCGTCCTGAGCAGATAGATCTGCAATTTATGGCAGAAGGAGGGAGTTTTATTGTGGCAATTGAATCTCACATGGCTTTTAAGGCGCTAAATGAGGATGGAAAGGCTGCACAGGTTAGTGGTAGAATATTCGATAGTAAAGGCAGGGAGGTCACAAGGTTTCATTCCAATTCTTTAGGTATTGGAGCAGTTAACTTTCGTCCGGAAGGCAACGAGTTCTATTCGGCAAGGATGGATCTACCTGATGGTTCTTTTAAAACTTACCCACTACCCTTAGTTAAAACTTCAGGAATGACCCTTCAGGTAAATAATCCTTTCGAAAGTGACTCTTGTGAGGTGGTAATTAGTGGTACGCCGGATTATATATTGGGTCGTTCGTATTATTTAATCGGACTTTGCCGGGGGAGGGCATATTATAGCGCTTCTTTTGGCCTCAAAGGCGGTAGTATAAAACGAAAGATTGACAAAAAATTATTTCCATCTGGAATAGCGCATTTCGTTTTGATGACTTCGGATAAAAAGGTGCTTAATGAAAGGATCATTTATGTTGATCACAATGATCATTTAAGTATTCGACTGACCGCAAATAAGCTGTTTTATGGACAAAGAGACAGCGTTTTAATAGATCTAATGGTGGCAGACAAAGAAGGGAAACCCCTGCAAGGTAACTTTTCTCTGGCCGTTACGGATGACGGACAGGTGAAAACAGACAGTCTTAAAGGTAGTACAATCGGTATTGAAGTTTTGCTAACATCTAATCTAAAAGGAGAGGTAGAATCTCCTGGTTATTATGTTGGCGCCTCTAAAAATGTAGAGAAATGGAAAAATCTGGATTTATTACTTTTAAGCCAGGGATGGATTAGTTACGGCTATGAAGAGGCCTTTAAGCCTGCTAAAGTATTAAAATACAGTGCAGAACCTGAATTTGTTGTTAAAGGGAGGATCCTTAATCTTTTTAATAAACCTGTTGCAAATTTAGGCGTATCCTTGTTTTCAAAAAAGCCCATGTTAATACTAGACACGGTTACCAACGCTGCTGGTGTCTTTAATTTTAAAGGGATTTTTCCAGTAGACACCGCCCGGTTTTTCGTTCAGGCCAGAAATAAGAAAGGCAAAAATAATGTTAATGTAGCTATTGAAATGGATGAGTTTAAACCTCCCGTTTTTACAGCTATGATGTCGCCGTCTACACGGTGGCACCTAAACATAGATACAGCCAGTTTAATGCTTGCCCGCCATCGGATAAGTCTGCAAAAGGAATATGATCGTGTCACAGGCAAAACAAACATGCTTAATGAGGTGGTAATTAGTCAGAAAAAAATTGTCAAAGGTTCCGAAAACCTGAACGGAGCAGGTAATGCAGATCAAGTTATTAATCAACTGGAATTAGACAAAGCAGGTAAAATGAACCTGGAGGAATTGATGACCAAATATATCAAAGGCTTTATGAAGAGGCCGGACATGGTAAAGCGGGCAGATAAAAGTGGGACAGATCATGCGGTAGGTGCTTTAAACTATTTTGTGAATGAGAAGCAGGTTGCACTGGTTGTAGATGGTATGGATATAGAATTCTGGCGGCCAGAAGGCGTTACTCCAGGCGATAATATTAAAAATTATTTACAATACTTTGATGCAGAAGACATAATAGGGATAGAGGTGATGACCACTGGGAAATACCAGGTGAGCTACAGTTTTAGATTTAATGGGGGGAGTGTTACACCATGGAATTATGCATTTATTGAAGTCACCACACGTACAGGTAAAGGACCACTAATAAAGAAAAAAATGGGTACCTATTTGTATAAACCAATGCCTTTTTCTCTGCCTAAATTGTTTTATGCACCTAAATATCATTCAGCCAGTAAGGCCGATGGTTCGGATATCCGCTCTACTATATTTTGGGAACCAAACATTGTTACAGATAAAGATGGAAAAGCACAGTTGAGTTTCTATACTGCCGATAATCCTGGGGCTTATACACTTATAATTGAAGGTGCAGATATGCAGGGCAGGCTTGGCAGCCAGCAAGGAAAACTGATGGTTAAAAAACAGTAGAAATGGAGTAGTCTAATTTATTGTATTTGTAAGTAGACCGCTGTCAGCAAGGTTAATTATAGTGATATTGATAGAATTGGTTGGTTGTCAGCATATTAACTGGTTAATATGTAGTTCGTTTTAGTTAATTTTCGGTCTGTTAGATGATGGTAATATTCTAAATTTGATTTGTGTTAGCTAACCAAATAAGCTTATTAAAGCTGTATGTATCCATAACTTAATTAACCAATCTTATGAAAAAAAAATCAACAATCTCAAACTTCTTAAGTTTGATGCTCCTTGTCGTCCTGGGATTAACAAGTTGCAAAAAGCAATCAAACGATGTCAATGAAGAAATTCCAGCGGCGCCCTTGAAAAATCCACTTAAGGTAGCAAGTATTCCAGCTACAGAAACCTTGCAAACAGTAGGTAATGGCACTTTCCTGATTGTAAACCGAAAGAGCGGGATGCCATTGAATGTGGCATCGGCCTCAACAGCGAATGGTGCGAATGTTGTTCAATATGGCGCCGGAGGAGGCACCAATGAAAGATGGACATTAACCCAGCTTTCAGGTGGGTATTATTCTATCGTTGGCGTACCAAGTGGACTTTCGCTTGCCGTTGCAGGTGCCAGTACCGCCAACAATGCAGACATTAACATTTACACTTCCTCAACCGGTAATGAACAGCAGTGGCAATTCACGAGCATTGGAAACGGCTACTATAGGATCATAAACCGAAACAGCGGTAAAGATATAGATGTAGTTGGGCAATCGGTAGAGCCGGGGGCTGCGATCAACCAGTACGATTATTGGGGTGGGGAAAACCAACAATGGGGCTTGTTGCCTGTTAGCTATAGTGGCCAGTTAACCTGGACACTTACCAGTACCGGAGTTCCCGCAGATGTACTTACCAGAATTACCAATGCAATGAACGACGCCTGTGCACGCTACAATGCGGGAGCGAACTGGCCGGCCCGTACACTCACCGTTCAGTACAACACTGGCGTTGCAACAGCAGATGGAAGCACCAATGGAAACATTCGTTTCGGACCTACGG
Proteins encoded:
- a CDS encoding RICIN domain-containing protein, with translation MKKKSTISNFLSLMLLVVLGLTSCKKQSNDVNEEIPAAPLKNPLKVASIPATETLQTVGNGTFLIVNRKSGMPLNVASASTANGANVVQYGAGGGTNERWTLTQLSGGYYSIVGVPSGLSLAVAGASTANNADINIYTSSTGNEQQWQFTSIGNGYYRIINRNSGKDIDVVGQSVEPGAAINQYDYWGGENQQWGLLPVSYSGQLTWTLTSTGVPADVLTRITNAMNDACARYNAGANWPARTLTVQYNTGVATADGSTNGNIRFGPTASYQGVRTAMHEIAHTYGVGLSAGFTANLSSSDFVGANAVNMVKSFDGAAGAIHTGGGHIWPYGLNYDNEWSSTNAYRHVKIIWAMRADGM